One segment of Yersinia kristensenii DNA contains the following:
- the phrB gene encoding deoxyribodipyrimidine photo-lyase translates to MATHLVWFRNDLRLTDNLALHAACQDPQAIVMAVFIATPAQWAAHDMAPRQAAFLLQNLQLLQSALAERGIPLHYHQCDDFKDSITWLNDFCQQQPVDALFYNQQYELNERVRDEALMAQLSQRAIACHGFHDSVLLPPGTVLTGNNEMYKVFTPFRRAFIQRLMMSDCRSVPAPKARTTAAVTPSQPLAPFDYPQQPVDNQLFPAGEEAALQRLRRFCREDAQDYQQQRDFPAIAGTSCLSPYLALGILSPRQCVNRLRAECPDLLENVEGGAFIWLNELIWREFYRHLLVAYPRLCQHHPFISWTDAVIWNHSEQQLIAWQQGRTGYPIVDAAMRQLNETGWMHNRLRMISASFLVKDLLIDWRHGERYFMSQLLDGDLAANNGGWQWAASTGTDAAPYFRIFNPTTQGERFDKDGVFIRRWLPELAAVPDSDIHQPWRWAERQQQPLDYPPPLVDHKQARLATLAAFEAAKRDGSKDP, encoded by the coding sequence ATGGCTACGCATCTTGTTTGGTTCCGTAATGATTTACGCCTAACGGATAATCTGGCGCTACATGCGGCGTGTCAGGATCCTCAAGCCATTGTGATGGCGGTGTTTATCGCCACACCAGCACAATGGGCGGCGCACGATATGGCACCGCGACAGGCGGCATTCTTGCTGCAAAATCTGCAACTGTTGCAGAGTGCGCTCGCCGAAAGAGGAATCCCGCTGCACTATCATCAGTGTGATGATTTTAAAGATTCGATTACCTGGCTGAATGATTTTTGTCAGCAGCAGCCAGTGGATGCGCTGTTTTATAACCAACAGTATGAGCTGAATGAACGTGTCCGCGATGAAGCATTGATGGCACAATTGAGTCAGCGCGCTATCGCCTGTCACGGCTTTCATGACAGCGTGTTATTGCCACCGGGCACTGTCCTGACCGGTAATAATGAAATGTATAAAGTTTTCACTCCGTTTCGCCGTGCATTTATCCAGCGGTTAATGATGAGTGATTGCCGCAGTGTTCCGGCCCCGAAAGCCCGCACCACCGCAGCTGTGACTCCCTCGCAGCCCTTGGCACCGTTTGATTATCCGCAACAGCCGGTCGACAATCAGCTATTTCCGGCGGGGGAAGAGGCGGCGCTACAGCGTTTGCGCCGTTTTTGTCGCGAGGATGCTCAGGACTATCAGCAGCAACGCGATTTCCCCGCGATCGCGGGCACCAGTTGCTTGTCACCTTATTTGGCACTGGGTATTCTTTCACCCCGTCAATGTGTTAATCGCCTGCGAGCCGAATGTCCGGATTTGTTGGAAAATGTCGAGGGCGGGGCCTTTATTTGGCTTAATGAATTGATCTGGCGTGAATTTTATCGTCATTTACTGGTAGCTTATCCCCGGTTATGCCAGCATCATCCCTTTATTAGCTGGACTGATGCAGTAATATGGAATCACTCAGAACAGCAATTAATCGCCTGGCAGCAGGGGCGAACAGGTTATCCTATTGTCGACGCAGCAATGCGGCAGCTCAATGAAACTGGCTGGATGCATAACCGATTGCGGATGATTAGCGCCAGTTTTCTGGTCAAAGACTTGCTGATCGACTGGCGGCACGGCGAACGCTATTTTATGTCGCAATTATTAGACGGTGATTTGGCCGCTAATAATGGCGGCTGGCAGTGGGCAGCATCAACCGGGACGGATGCCGCACCCTATTTTCGCATCTTTAATCCCACCACGCAGGGAGAGCGCTTTGATAAAGATGGCGTTTTTATTCGTCGGTGGTTACCTGAATTGGCGGCAGTACCCGACAGCGATATCCATCAACCATGGCGTTGGGCCGAGCGGCAGCAGCAACCTTTGGATTACCCACCACCGCTGGTGGACCATAAGCAGGCCAGATTGGCTACACTCGCGGCATTTGAAGCCGCTAAGCGGGATGGCAGCAAGGATCCCTAA
- a CDS encoding MBL fold metallo-hydrolase, with protein MFLTYISTQSVATVRQVSSNKRRNRLLNAGLVFSFSFYSTLAAAGFEVVALGVDGGVSDGNLTSYLIRDDSQPVYLALDAGSVLPGIAKALDKGNFSDVTAEKAAPLTRQGYVFRQSINSYFISHAHLDHVSGLIIGSPEDSKKTIYASADTIDVLRNYYFNWRVWPNFTDSGSGTRLGTYRMQLVRPAQSLSLGLTRLTGEMYPLSHDKSPSSMLLITGNNAAFAYFGDTGPDEIEKSKNLDTVWRKLAEKVQKQQLKGMIIEVSYPNEMDDGKLYGHMTPKWLLKELKNLEKYSGEGQPLKGLPVVISHIKPSFKQGQDVRKVIAAELTQGNDMGVKFILMDQGDSRKF; from the coding sequence ATGTTTTTGACCTATATTTCGACTCAATCGGTAGCAACTGTTCGTCAAGTCAGCAGTAATAAGCGCCGTAACCGGCTGCTTAATGCCGGATTAGTTTTCTCTTTTAGCTTCTATAGCACCTTGGCGGCGGCAGGGTTTGAAGTGGTAGCACTTGGGGTCGATGGCGGTGTCAGTGATGGCAATCTGACTTCTTACCTGATTCGTGATGATAGCCAGCCGGTGTATTTAGCGCTGGATGCCGGTTCGGTGCTGCCGGGGATAGCTAAGGCACTGGATAAAGGTAACTTTTCTGATGTGACGGCTGAAAAGGCCGCTCCGCTCACTCGGCAGGGTTATGTCTTTCGCCAAAGCATCAACAGCTATTTCATTAGCCATGCCCATCTTGACCATGTATCTGGCCTGATTATTGGTTCGCCGGAAGACAGCAAAAAAACTATTTATGCATCAGCCGATACTATTGATGTATTGCGGAACTACTATTTTAACTGGCGTGTCTGGCCCAATTTTACCGACAGTGGCAGTGGCACTCGTTTGGGGACTTACCGCATGCAACTGGTGCGCCCGGCCCAATCATTAAGTTTGGGGCTGACCCGTTTAACCGGCGAGATGTACCCCTTAAGCCATGATAAATCGCCTTCTTCAATGTTGCTTATCACCGGTAACAATGCAGCTTTTGCCTATTTTGGCGATACTGGCCCGGATGAGATAGAAAAGTCGAAGAACCTGGATACAGTGTGGCGTAAATTGGCTGAAAAGGTCCAAAAGCAGCAGTTGAAAGGGATGATTATTGAAGTTTCATACCCGAATGAAATGGATGATGGCAAATTGTATGGCCACATGACACCCAAGTGGCTGCTGAAGGAATTGAAGAATCTTGAGAAATACAGCGGCGAAGGGCAGCCCTTAAAAGGTTTGCCGGTGGTGATTAGCCATATTAAACCCTCATTCAAACAGGGCCAGGATGTGCGTAAAGTGATTGCGGCTGAGCTTACGCAAGGTAATGATATGGGGGTTAAGTTTATCCTGATGGATCAAGGCGATAGCCGGAAATTCTAA
- a CDS encoding type 2 GTP cyclohydrolase I: MRNTELETLLNNQLNISAFQDYAPNGLQVEGREEVRRIVTGVTASQALLDAAVAQQADAILVHHGYFWKNEPAVVRGMKRNRLKTLLTNDINLYGYHLPLDAHPELGNNAQLAKLLGIQVQGEIESLLPYGEFDAPLNAVILRERLEKLLERPVLHCGEHAPADVRRIAWCSGGGQGYIQQAAEFGVDAFITGEVSEQTIHIAREMGVNFYAAGHHATERYGIKALGEWLATHYQLDVIFIDIPNPA, translated from the coding sequence ATGCGTAATACCGAACTCGAAACTCTACTTAATAATCAGCTGAATATCTCGGCTTTTCAAGACTATGCACCCAACGGTTTGCAGGTCGAGGGGCGCGAGGAAGTCCGGCGCATTGTCACCGGTGTCACAGCCAGCCAGGCGCTGCTGGACGCGGCGGTGGCGCAGCAGGCGGATGCCATTTTGGTGCATCACGGTTATTTCTGGAAAAATGAACCGGCAGTGGTGCGGGGAATGAAACGTAACCGATTGAAAACATTACTCACCAATGACATCAATCTGTATGGCTATCACTTGCCGCTGGATGCGCATCCTGAATTAGGCAATAACGCGCAACTGGCGAAATTGCTGGGGATTCAGGTGCAGGGAGAAATTGAGTCTCTGCTGCCGTATGGTGAATTCGATGCGCCGCTAAATGCAGTCATTTTACGTGAGCGGTTGGAAAAGTTATTGGAGCGCCCAGTGTTACATTGTGGTGAGCACGCGCCAGCGGATGTGCGCCGCATTGCCTGGTGTAGCGGGGGCGGGCAAGGATATATTCAGCAAGCCGCTGAATTTGGTGTCGATGCATTTATAACTGGCGAGGTTTCTGAGCAAACCATTCATATCGCCCGTGAGATGGGGGTGAATTTTTATGCGGCTGGGCACCATGCAACTGAGCGCTATGGCATTAAAGCGCTAGGTGAATGGCTCGCAACCCACTATCAACTTGATGTTATCTTTATTGATATTCCTAACCCCGCCTGA
- the pxpB gene encoding 5-oxoprolinase subunit PxpB, translated as MQRARCYLLGESAVVLELEPPVTLTSQQRIWGLADRLIHHPDVLEAIPGMNNLTLLLTDPQHTALDAIERLQRWWEESESLVPESRDVTIPVIYGGEAGPDLAEVARHTGMTERQVVECHAGASYIVYFLGFQPGFSYLGGMPEQLATPRRAEPRLVVPTGSVGIGGSQTGIYPLATPGGWQLIGRTSLALFNPLEMPPTLLRPGDNVRFLPLKEGVC; from the coding sequence GTGCAACGAGCTCGATGCTATTTACTGGGAGAAAGTGCGGTGGTTCTGGAGTTAGAACCGCCGGTCACATTAACAAGCCAGCAACGGATTTGGGGGCTAGCTGATCGCCTGATTCATCATCCCGATGTTCTTGAAGCTATCCCCGGAATGAATAACCTAACTTTATTGCTGACAGATCCACAGCATACCGCGCTGGATGCCATTGAACGGCTGCAACGCTGGTGGGAAGAGAGTGAGTCATTAGTCCCTGAATCGCGCGATGTCACTATCCCGGTTATTTATGGCGGTGAAGCAGGGCCAGATCTGGCTGAAGTGGCGCGTCATACCGGCATGACGGAGCGTCAGGTGGTTGAGTGCCATGCGGGGGCGAGCTATATCGTCTATTTTCTTGGGTTCCAACCGGGCTTTTCATATCTGGGGGGAATGCCAGAACAGCTGGCAACACCACGGCGCGCTGAGCCACGGCTGGTGGTTCCTACGGGTTCTGTTGGGATTGGCGGGAGCCAAACCGGTATTTATCCGCTGGCCACTCCGGGTGGCTGGCAGCTTATTGGCCGCACATCATTGGCGTTGTTTAATCCGCTAGAAATGCCGCCAACCCTGTTGCGGCCTGGTGACAATGTGCGCTTCCTGCCTTTAAAGGAGGGCGTATGCTGA
- the pxpC gene encoding 5-oxoprolinase subunit PxpC, with the protein MLKIIRAGIYTTVQDSGRGGFRRLGISQGGALDLPALSMANMLVGNDADAAGLEITLGQFTAEFTQPGWIAVTGAGCEAMLGDQLLWTGWRYPVKPGQQLKLSVPHRGMRSYLAISGGIAVPEMLGSRSTDLKAGFGGHQGRLIKEGDNLPLGQPTRLPRESVGIKQMLFGNRVRAVPGPEYHEFDDVAQGAFWREAWQLSPQSNRMGYRLTGRELTRTTSREMLSHGLLPGVVQVPHNGQPIVLMADAQTTGGYPRIACVIEADLYHLAQLRLGESVHFVQCSVEEALRAKSEQRHYLQQIEWGLQQGFETVEAKCTEAK; encoded by the coding sequence ATGCTGAAGATAATTCGTGCAGGTATTTATACCACGGTGCAAGACAGTGGCCGCGGTGGTTTTCGTCGTTTAGGTATCAGTCAGGGCGGGGCGCTCGACTTACCGGCACTGAGCATGGCGAATATGCTGGTGGGGAATGATGCCGATGCTGCCGGGTTGGAAATTACATTGGGCCAATTTACTGCTGAATTTACCCAACCGGGCTGGATTGCGGTCACTGGCGCGGGCTGTGAGGCGATGTTGGGTGACCAACTGCTGTGGACGGGCTGGCGTTATCCGGTCAAGCCAGGCCAACAGTTAAAACTCAGTGTGCCGCACCGTGGTATGCGCAGTTATCTGGCGATTTCTGGCGGTATTGCCGTGCCGGAAATGCTGGGGTCGCGCAGTACAGATTTGAAAGCGGGCTTTGGTGGTCATCAGGGGCGGTTGATTAAAGAGGGTGACAACCTGCCGTTGGGCCAGCCGACTCGTTTACCGCGTGAATCTGTTGGTATAAAACAAATGTTATTTGGTAACCGTGTGCGCGCGGTACCGGGGCCGGAATATCATGAATTTGACGATGTTGCGCAGGGCGCTTTCTGGCGCGAGGCTTGGCAACTCAGCCCGCAAAGTAACCGGATGGGATATCGCCTGACAGGGCGTGAGTTAACTCGCACCACTTCACGCGAGATGTTATCGCACGGTTTATTGCCCGGTGTGGTGCAAGTGCCGCATAACGGCCAGCCTATTGTGTTGATGGCGGATGCACAAACGACTGGCGGTTATCCGCGTATTGCCTGCGTGATTGAAGCAGATCTCTACCATTTGGCGCAACTTAGGCTCGGAGAGTCAGTGCATTTTGTCCAGTGTAGCGTCGAAGAGGCACTGCGTGCCAAGTCAGAACAACGCCATTATCTACAGCAGATTGAATGGGGCTTACAGCAAGGTTTTGAGACTGTGGAGGCTAAATGCACGGAGGCCAAATGA
- the pxpA gene encoding 5-oxoprolinase subunit PxpA translates to MKVDLNADLGEGCANDQALLQLVSSANIACGFHAGDAQTMRQSVRWAMEYGVAIGAHPSFPDRENFGRTAMQLPPETVYAQVLYQLGALAAIVKAEGGVMQHVKPHGMLYNQAALDSRLADAIAQAVKAVDPSLRLVGLAGSELIRAGERAGLVTRQEVFADRRYQGDGTLVPRSQPDALIESDDLALSQTLAMVQRHQVQARDGRWVPVQADTVCVHGDGAHALNFARRLRDSFQQENIIITAQ, encoded by the coding sequence ATGAAGGTTGATTTAAATGCAGATTTAGGTGAGGGCTGTGCCAATGATCAGGCACTGTTACAATTAGTCAGTTCCGCCAATATCGCCTGTGGTTTTCATGCGGGTGACGCGCAGACCATGCGCCAATCAGTGCGCTGGGCTATGGAGTATGGGGTGGCTATTGGCGCACACCCGAGCTTCCCGGATCGTGAGAACTTTGGTCGCACCGCCATGCAGTTACCGCCCGAGACCGTCTACGCCCAAGTGCTTTACCAACTGGGGGCACTGGCTGCCATCGTGAAAGCCGAAGGGGGCGTTATGCAACATGTGAAACCACACGGCATGTTGTATAACCAGGCGGCACTGGACTCGCGGTTGGCGGATGCGATTGCTCAGGCGGTTAAGGCCGTCGACCCGTCATTGCGGTTGGTGGGGCTAGCGGGGAGTGAACTCATCCGCGCCGGTGAGCGAGCGGGCTTAGTGACCCGACAAGAGGTGTTTGCCGATCGCCGCTATCAAGGCGATGGTACCTTAGTGCCGCGTAGTCAGCCTGATGCGCTCATCGAAAGTGACGATTTGGCTTTGTCACAAACCTTAGCCATGGTGCAACGTCATCAGGTACAGGCGCGTGATGGCCGTTGGGTACCGGTGCAGGCGGATACAGTTTGTGTGCATGGTGATGGTGCTCATGCATTGAATTTCGCCCGTCGCTTGCGTGACAGTTTCCAGCAGGAAAATATCATTATCACCGCGCAATAA
- a CDS encoding DUF969 domain-containing protein: protein MEQTVNLWPLIGIAAIVIGFLLRINAVLVVISAGIITGVAALMPIATILEKLGEGFLNTRNLPLILLLPLAVIGLLERHGLKERAQAWISQIKSATSGRLLIVYLFVREGTAALGLTSLGGHAQMVRPLLAPMAEGAAKTRYGELPEKVRYRLRAMSAATDNVGLFFGEDIFVAFGAIIFMHNFMLESGGIQTEPLHIALWGIPTAICAFLIHAYRLQRLDKHLAAELTALNQSALATKGDSQ from the coding sequence TTGGAACAAACAGTAAACCTTTGGCCGCTGATAGGGATCGCGGCAATTGTAATTGGATTTTTACTGCGCATAAACGCGGTCTTGGTAGTGATAAGCGCCGGGATCATCACGGGCGTGGCAGCATTGATGCCAATAGCCACTATTTTGGAAAAACTGGGCGAAGGGTTTCTGAACACCCGCAATCTGCCCTTGATTCTGTTACTGCCGTTGGCTGTTATTGGCTTATTGGAACGCCATGGCTTGAAAGAGCGGGCGCAGGCGTGGATTTCGCAAATTAAAAGCGCCACTTCTGGCCGCTTATTGATTGTGTATCTGTTTGTGCGCGAAGGCACAGCAGCGCTGGGGCTAACCAGCCTCGGTGGTCATGCACAAATGGTGCGGCCGCTATTGGCCCCGATGGCGGAAGGTGCGGCAAAAACTCGTTATGGCGAGTTGCCGGAAAAAGTACGTTATCGGCTGCGCGCCATGTCAGCGGCGACAGATAACGTGGGGCTGTTCTTTGGTGAAGATATTTTTGTCGCCTTTGGTGCCATCATTTTTATGCATAATTTTATGTTGGAGTCCGGTGGCATTCAAACCGAGCCGCTGCATATCGCCCTGTGGGGGATCCCGACGGCGATTTGTGCCTTCTTGATTCATGCCTACCGCTTACAACGTTTAGATAAACATCTCGCCGCTGAATTAACCGCGCTGAATCAGTCTGCCCTGGCAACCAAGGGAGACAGCCAATGA
- a CDS encoding DUF979 domain-containing protein, translating to MIFQQQYLYWLAGAVLLIVAVMSFRDKANPRRITTGLFWGLYGLIFLVGDWTYRLANTLAGEGPDEKRVLNITVGVVVIIMALIAGFGGVKLGSYHQRTEQEREVSAKRLGNRLFLPALTIPVVTVIGVLLFNYIPALDLWLFGSGNHATLVTLFSMTVGCVLGLLIAVFLTRETAAQPVQEARRLLDSIGWAFILPQILATLGLLFTTAGVGTAIAHLTQEYLAVDHRFIAVAVYAIGMAVLTMIMGNAFAAFPIVTAGIGIPILVLQHGGNPAVMAAIGMFSGYCGTLMTPMAANFNIVPAALLELPDKNAVIKAQIPTGVTLLIVNVFLLYFLMFL from the coding sequence ATGATTTTCCAACAACAATATCTATATTGGCTGGCTGGCGCGGTATTACTGATAGTCGCAGTGATGTCGTTTCGCGATAAAGCCAACCCGCGCCGTATAACAACAGGGCTTTTTTGGGGGCTATACGGGCTGATTTTCTTGGTCGGGGATTGGACTTACCGCCTGGCAAATACCTTGGCGGGCGAGGGCCCAGATGAGAAGCGGGTGCTGAATATCACGGTCGGCGTGGTGGTCATCATCATGGCGCTGATTGCCGGTTTCGGCGGGGTAAAACTGGGCAGTTATCACCAGCGCACCGAGCAAGAACGGGAAGTAAGTGCCAAGCGCCTCGGCAACCGGCTGTTTCTTCCGGCACTGACTATCCCCGTGGTGACGGTTATCGGCGTGCTGCTGTTTAATTATATTCCGGCTTTGGACCTGTGGCTATTTGGTAGCGGCAACCACGCCACCTTGGTGACCTTATTCTCGATGACAGTTGGCTGTGTGCTTGGCTTGCTGATTGCCGTGTTCCTGACCCGCGAAACGGCTGCTCAGCCAGTGCAGGAAGCGCGGCGTTTGCTGGATTCCATTGGCTGGGCATTTATCTTGCCGCAGATTCTGGCGACACTCGGCCTGTTGTTTACCACCGCCGGTGTCGGCACGGCAATTGCCCATCTGACACAGGAATATCTGGCGGTAGATCATCGCTTTATTGCCGTGGCAGTCTATGCTATTGGCATGGCGGTGTTAACCATGATCATGGGTAATGCTTTTGCGGCTTTCCCTATTGTCACCGCCGGTATTGGTATCCCCATTTTAGTGTTGCAGCATGGCGGTAACCCCGCAGTGATGGCGGCTATCGGGATGTTTTCGGGGTATTGCGGTACTCTGATGACGCCAATGGCGGCCAACTTTAATATTGTTCCTGCTGCATTATTGGAACTGCCAGATAAAAATGCGGTGATCAAAGCCCAGATCCCAACCGGGGTCACTCTCTTGATTGTTAACGTATTTTTACTGTATTTCCTGATGTTCCTCTAG
- the pcp gene encoding pyroglutamyl-peptidase I produces the protein MKSVLITGFEPFDGERVNPSWEVVKQLNDLMLGGVKVVARQLPCAFGEALIALNAAIDEVQPVLVLAIGQAGGRAEISIERVAINIDDARIADNLGNQPIDQPIVENGPAAYFTRLPIKAMVQGIREAGIPASVSQTAGTYVCNHVMYGLLHRLHQANDEVKGGFIHIPYLPEQAVNHPGAPSMSSHSVVIALELAISIALQIDHDSHIAGGAIH, from the coding sequence ATGAAAAGTGTATTAATTACCGGGTTTGAGCCCTTTGACGGGGAGCGGGTTAATCCTTCTTGGGAAGTGGTCAAACAGCTCAATGATCTGATGCTCGGCGGGGTTAAAGTGGTGGCCCGCCAATTACCTTGTGCTTTTGGCGAAGCACTGATCGCGCTGAATGCCGCTATAGATGAAGTTCAGCCAGTGTTGGTATTGGCTATTGGTCAGGCGGGAGGCCGTGCCGAGATTAGCATTGAGCGGGTGGCCATTAATATTGATGATGCCCGCATTGCAGACAATCTGGGAAATCAGCCCATAGACCAACCCATAGTGGAAAATGGCCCGGCAGCGTACTTCACCCGTCTGCCTATCAAGGCCATGGTGCAGGGTATCCGTGAGGCGGGTATTCCGGCCTCTGTGTCCCAGACTGCCGGAACCTATGTCTGTAACCACGTGATGTATGGGTTATTACATCGGTTACATCAGGCCAATGACGAAGTTAAGGGCGGTTTTATTCATATCCCTTATTTACCGGAACAGGCGGTCAATCACCCTGGCGCGCCCAGTATGTCATCACACTCCGTGGTGATTGCTTTGGAACTGGCGATTTCCATCGCATTACAGATTGATCATGATTCGCACATTGCTGGTGGTGCAATCCACTAA
- a CDS encoding citrate synthase encodes MANKKATLNLEGEAAIELGVLSPTIGTDVIDVRALGSKGYFTFDPGFTSTASCESKITYIDGDEGILLHRGFPIAQLAKNSTYLEVCYILLYGETPTAEEYETFKATVTRHTMIHEQITSLFRGFRRDSHPMAVLCGVTGALAAFYHDALDVNNERHREITAFRLLSKMPTVAAMCYKYSIGQPFVYPRNDLSYAGNFLRMMFSTPCEEYEVNPVLERAMDRIFILHADHEQNASTSTVRTAGSSGANPFACIAAGIASLWGPAHGGANEACLKMLEEIKTVEHIPEFIRRAKDKNDSFRLMGFGHRVYKNHDPRATVMRETCHEVLKELKLEDDLLKVAMELEHIALNDPYFIERKLYPNVDFYSGIILKALGIPSSMFTVIFAIARTIGWIAHWNEMHDEGIKIARPRQLYTGYAERDFKSQLK; translated from the coding sequence ATGGCTAATAAAAAAGCGACGCTGAATCTGGAAGGCGAAGCTGCGATCGAACTGGGCGTGCTATCCCCGACCATCGGCACTGACGTTATTGATGTTCGTGCCCTCGGTTCTAAAGGTTATTTTACCTTTGACCCCGGTTTTACCTCTACCGCATCCTGCGAATCAAAAATCACTTATATTGATGGTGACGAAGGTATTCTGCTGCACCGCGGCTTCCCGATTGCCCAATTGGCAAAGAATTCTACTTATCTGGAAGTTTGCTACATCTTATTGTATGGCGAAACTCCGACTGCAGAAGAGTATGAAACCTTCAAAGCGACGGTCACCCGCCACACCATGATCCACGAGCAGATAACCAGTCTGTTCCGTGGGTTCCGCCGCGACTCACACCCAATGGCAGTACTCTGCGGGGTGACGGGCGCACTGGCGGCTTTCTACCACGATGCGCTGGATGTCAATAATGAGCGCCATCGTGAAATCACCGCTTTCCGTCTGCTGTCCAAAATGCCGACGGTGGCGGCAATGTGCTACAAATACTCAATCGGTCAGCCGTTTGTTTATCCGCGTAATGATCTGTCTTATGCCGGTAACTTCCTGCGCATGATGTTCTCAACGCCATGCGAAGAATATGAAGTTAACCCGGTATTGGAACGCGCTATGGATCGTATTTTCATCCTACATGCTGACCACGAACAGAACGCTTCAACCTCGACAGTGCGCACTGCTGGCTCTTCTGGCGCGAACCCGTTTGCCTGTATCGCTGCGGGGATTGCTTCCCTGTGGGGGCCAGCTCACGGCGGTGCTAATGAAGCCTGTCTGAAGATGCTGGAAGAGATTAAAACTGTTGAGCACATTCCAGAGTTTATCCGTCGTGCAAAAGATAAAAATGACTCGTTCCGTCTGATGGGCTTCGGTCACCGTGTGTATAAAAACCACGACCCGCGCGCCACCGTGATGCGTGAAACCTGCCATGAAGTATTGAAAGAGCTAAAACTGGAAGACGATCTGCTGAAAGTGGCGATGGAGTTAGAGCATATTGCGCTGAACGACCCGTACTTCATCGAGAGAAAACTGTATCCAAACGTCGATTTCTATTCAGGTATCATCCTGAAAGCGTTGGGGATTCCGTCTTCAATGTTCACGGTAATCTTTGCTATCGCCCGCACCATTGGCTGGATTGCTCACTGGAATGAAATGCACGACGAAGGTATCAAAATTGCCCGTCCGCGCCAACTTTATACCGGTTATGCCGAACGTGACTTTAAGAGCCAACTGAAATAA
- the sdhC gene encoding succinate dehydrogenase cytochrome b556 subunit, translated as MGKTVKKQRPVNLDLQTIRFPVTAIASILHRVSGVITFVAVGILLWLLGLSVSSQEGFMQAAAIMNSFFVKFIFWGILTALAYHICGGIRHLLMDFGYIEESLAAGTRSAQVAMVLTLVLSVLAGVLVW; from the coding sequence GTGGGCAAAACCGTGAAAAAACAAAGACCTGTCAATTTGGATCTGCAAACGATTCGATTTCCTGTTACTGCGATAGCGTCCATTTTACACCGAGTCTCTGGCGTAATTACTTTCGTTGCCGTGGGTATCCTCCTCTGGCTGTTAGGTTTGTCTGTCTCTTCGCAAGAAGGGTTCATGCAAGCTGCGGCTATCATGAATAGCTTTTTTGTTAAATTCATCTTCTGGGGAATACTGACTGCGCTGGCCTATCACATTTGCGGTGGCATCCGTCACTTGTTAATGGATTTCGGCTATATCGAAGAGAGCTTGGCTGCGGGGACCCGCTCCGCCCAAGTAGCAATGGTGTTAACCTTGGTGCTGTCAGTTTTAGCTGGAGTCCTTGTATGGTAA
- the sdhD gene encoding succinate dehydrogenase membrane anchor subunit produces MVSNASALGRNGVHDWLLLRASAIVITLYVLYILGFVVIVPDITYEIWRGFFASHITKVFTLLTLLSILAHAWIGLWQVLTDYIKPIAIRLVLQLAVVITLLVYLLYGTIVVWGA; encoded by the coding sequence ATGGTAAGCAATGCTTCTGCGTTAGGGCGTAATGGAGTACACGACTGGCTGTTACTACGTGCTTCTGCGATCGTCATCACTCTGTATGTTCTTTATATTCTGGGCTTTGTCGTCATTGTCCCAGATATCACCTACGAAATCTGGCGTGGCTTCTTTGCTTCGCACATCACAAAAGTGTTTACCCTGCTGACATTGCTGTCGATTCTGGCTCACGCCTGGATTGGTCTGTGGCAGGTATTAACGGATTATATCAAGCCGATAGCGATACGACTGGTGTTACAACTGGCCGTCGTGATTACGCTGCTGGTTTATCTATTATATGGAACCATTGTGGTGTGGGGTGCTTAA